The Arcanobacterium wilhelmae region TGAGGCTCTCGCCAAGGGCGATTCGGTGAAGATCACCGGCCTCATGTCCGTGGAGCGCACCGAGCGTGCTGCTCGCAAGGGCCGCAACCCCCGCACCGGCGAAGAGATCCAGATCCCGGCTGGCTACGGCGTGAAGATCTCGGCTGGTTCGAACCTGAAGAAGGCTGTCACCAAGTGATTGATCACTCCGAGGTGGCGTTTATGCCTACTCGGAGATAGTACTTCGGAAAAGGGAGGCGCTTAGGCGCCTCCCTTTTCCATGCGAGTGTGGTGAATCCCCGCCTGCTGGGTCTGGGCATCGCGGGGGAGCGGAATTAGAATAGGTCCATGTTCACTACTCCTTCGTTTGGTCCATCTCAGCCTGGCTACCCGGATCCGGGGCAGCCCGAATCTGCCGGCGGCACTGCGGTTCTCGAGGAGGTCCGCGAGGAGGTTGAGCCCGGCGATAACGAGCGATACGCCCACTACGTTCGTAAAGACAAGATCATGCGCTCGGCCGTGGAAGGGCGCCCTGTTGTCGCGCTGTGTGGCAAAGTCTGGACCCCGATGCGTAACCCCGATCGTTACCCAGTGTGTCCCACGTGCAAAGCGATCTACGAATCGATGAAGAACGGCGGAGGGGATTCCTCGTGGCCGTTCGGCCCGAACGTTCCGGGTGAGCAGTGAGCGGCGGGCGTCAAAGCCAGCCCTCACTCTTCTCAGCTGAAAACCTTTCTCCCTCGTATCCCCAGCGCGCTGCTTGGGGTACGGCAGGGAGTCTGCGCGCTTGGCAGGCGGAGGCGCTGGAGCAGTATTTGAACCAGATGCCGCAGGATTTCCTTGCGGTGGCGACACCGGGCGCTGGTAAAACCACGTTTGCTCTGCGTGTGGCCGTGGAGATGATGGCACGCGGTGAGGCCACAGAGCTCACGGTGGTGTGCCCCACGGAACATTTGAAGTATCAGTGGGCCGAGGCTGCGGCGCGCGTGGGTATCCAGCTGGATCCGGATTTTTCGAATTCGCAGAGCGGGCTTGGGCGCTCGTTTAACGGCGTGTGCCTGACGTATGCGCAGGTGGCGCGCGCGCCGATGATGCACCGGCACCGAACCTCCGCGAAGAAGACGATGGTAATCTTGGACGAGGTGCACCACGGTGGCGATAACCTCTCGTGGGGTGACGCGATCCGTGTGGCATTTTCTCCGGCGGTTCACCGCCTGTCGCTCACAGGAACGCCGTTTCGCTCGGATACCTCGCAGATCCCGTTTGTTACCTACGAGCCCGACACTGATGGCATTTTGCGTTCGCGCGCGGATTATTCGTATGGATACGGCAATGCCTTGCACGACGGTGTCGTGCGTCCGGTGATCTTCATGTCGTATTCAGGCGAGATGACCTGGCAGACCAAACACGGTGAGGTATACCAATCCACGCTCGGTGAGGTATCGACGAAAGACATCACAGCGCTCGCATGGCGCACGGCACTCGATCCGAGCGGTGATTGGATCCGTGCGGTTCTCGCTGCCGCTGACGATCGCCTGACGGTTGTGCGCAAGGGCGTTCCCGACGCCGGTGGGCTGGTGATCGCTACGGATCACAAGACTGCCCGTGCGTACGCTGCGATCCTCGAGCAGATTTGCGGCGAGGCCACCACGGTGGTGCTGTCGGATGACGCGACGGCGTCGGATAAGATCGCCGAGTTCTCGGCGAATACGAAGCGTTGGATGGTAGCGGTTCGTATGGTCTCGGAGGGCGTGGACGTTCCGCGCCTATGCGTGGGCGTGTACGCCACCTCCACATCTACTCCGTTGTTCTTCGCACAGGCGATCGGACGTTTCGTGCGGGCGCGTAAGCGCGGAGAGACGGCGTCGGTGTTTCTTCCCTCCGTTGAGGTGCTCCTCGGGCTGGCAGGCCAGCTAGAGAAGGAACGTGATCACGCACTCATCAAGAAAGACAATCCGGACGGCTGGAATGACGACGAGCTTGCGCAGGCGAACCGTGAGGAAACAGCCTCCGACGAGGTCGATGGACCGGGCTACCAGGCACTCTCTTCAGATGTGACGTTTGATCGCGTCGTGTTCGACGGGGCGGACTTCGGCCAGTGGGCTGAGGTTGGCTCAGACGAAGAAGCAGATTTCTTGGGGATTCCTGGCCTGCTTGATCCAGCTGAAGTAACGCAGCTGTTGCGCCAGCATCAGGCTGAGCAGGCGGCGGCATCGAAGAAACGCGGCGATGGCCCCAGCCCAGTGATGGATTCGCGTAAGCGAAGGGAAAAGCGCAAGGAGCTTTCCAAGCTTGTGGCCGCCTTCGCGGCAAAGACAGGCCGCCCGCACGCGCTCATCCACACCGATCTACGCAAAGCCACTGGCGGCCCGGACGTGGCGCGCGCATCCCTCGAACAGATCGAGGCGAGGATCCTTAAGATTCAGCGGTGGTTCGTTGGACGAAAATAATCATTGTGCAGCAGCGGGGCGGGGACAGTTCAAAATCCGTCCGCGCCCCGCTGCTGCACAAACACTGTCGTCCGCAGGCCCCGCCGTCATGCGCGGCTTCAAGACGAAGTTCCAACAGGAGCGTATGGAAATGCCGGGCGGCAGCAGGGTGTGAGGTTTACTCCTCGTCGCCGTCGAAGATATCCTCCAGGCGGGTGGGGATTCCCGGCTCGCCCTCGGACAGGCGCCATGCGGCGTAGGGGAGAGCAGCGCGAGAATTACGGTGACGCTCAGCGGCAAGCGCCAGCGAATCCGCCTCGCGGTACTTTTCATTGATCACGCCGTTTTCGATCAGAGGCACCTGGAGCGGACGGGCGTGTTGCGAGGCCAGGTAGTCGAGCCCCTGCTGGTAA contains the following coding sequences:
- a CDS encoding DEAD/DEAH box helicase, coding for MSGGRQSQPSLFSAENLSPSYPQRAAWGTAGSLRAWQAEALEQYLNQMPQDFLAVATPGAGKTTFALRVAVEMMARGEATELTVVCPTEHLKYQWAEAAARVGIQLDPDFSNSQSGLGRSFNGVCLTYAQVARAPMMHRHRTSAKKTMVILDEVHHGGDNLSWGDAIRVAFSPAVHRLSLTGTPFRSDTSQIPFVTYEPDTDGILRSRADYSYGYGNALHDGVVRPVIFMSYSGEMTWQTKHGEVYQSTLGEVSTKDITALAWRTALDPSGDWIRAVLAAADDRLTVVRKGVPDAGGLVIATDHKTARAYAAILEQICGEATTVVLSDDATASDKIAEFSANTKRWMVAVRMVSEGVDVPRLCVGVYATSTSTPLFFAQAIGRFVRARKRGETASVFLPSVEVLLGLAGQLEKERDHALIKKDNPDGWNDDELAQANREETASDEVDGPGYQALSSDVTFDRVVFDGADFGQWAEVGSDEEADFLGIPGLLDPAEVTQLLRQHQAEQAAASKKRGDGPSPVMDSRKRREKRKELSKLVAAFAAKTGRPHALIHTDLRKATGGPDVARASLEQIEARILKIQRWFVGRK
- a CDS encoding DUF3039 domain-containing protein, translated to MFTTPSFGPSQPGYPDPGQPESAGGTAVLEEVREEVEPGDNERYAHYVRKDKIMRSAVEGRPVVALCGKVWTPMRNPDRYPVCPTCKAIYESMKNGGGDSSWPFGPNVPGEQ
- a CDS encoding HU family DNA-binding protein, with product MSLNRTELIAKIAEEAGLTKTDADKAISALQTVLVEALAKGDSVKITGLMSVERTERAARKGRNPRTGEEIQIPAGYGVKISAGSNLKKAVTK